The sequence below is a genomic window from Granulicatella elegans.
AAAGAAGGAGTTGTATACGGTAAACCGAAACCTAGATAAGTTAAACCAGTTTCAATACCAATATTCCCTGCTAAACGTAAAATTAAGTTAACAATAATTAACGAACTAATGTTAGGTAAAATCTCGCGGAACATAATTTGTAAATCACTTGAACCTAAAGTCTTAGACGCATTTACATAATCTAAACTAGCTTCTTGCAACGTACGAGTTCTAAATAAACGAGCTGAACCAACCCAGTAGAACAATGTCATAATTAAGATAAAGTGGAACAATGTATAGTTTGGAATAACTGTTACGAATACGATGATAATCATTAATGTTGGTAAAATCATAATGAAATCAACAATACGCATTAATGTAGTATCAACCCATTTACCATAGTAACCAGAAATCAAACCAACGATAATCCCGATAATACACGTTAAAATTGTAATCGTGAAACCAATTGTTACAGAGTTACGAGCCCCGATAACTAACATCGCAAATACATCACGACCACCTTCATCAGATCCTAATAAATATCCATTCACACCCGGTGCTTTATAACGTTGTAAAATATTTACTTTCAAGGCAGTTGCTTCATCAATGAAGAACGGACCAATGTAAATAAATAAGAAAATTAAAGTTAAGATGATTAATGCTGCAAGAGCAATTCTATCTTTTAAAAATTCACGCACAATAACCTGGAACCCAGTAGGTGGGGTAGATACGGTGCTTTCTTTTGTTACATCTTTTTTATCTTGCGCCATTTGCTACTCCTCCTTTT
It includes:
- a CDS encoding ABC transporter permease, which produces MAQDKKDVTKESTVSTPPTGFQVIVREFLKDRIALAALIILTLIFLFIYIGPFFIDEATALKVNILQRYKAPGVNGYLLGSDEGGRDVFAMLVIGARNSVTIGFTITILTCIIGIIVGLISGYYGKWVDTTLMRIVDFIMILPTLMIIIVFVTVIPNYTLFHFILIMTLFYWVGSARLFRTRTLQEASLDYVNASKTLGSSDLQIMFREILPNISSLIIVNLILRLAGNIGIETGLTYLGFGLPYTTPSLGTLISAAKTQDIIENKMWVWLPATILILVMMLCINYIGQAFQRAADARQRLG